In Ailuropoda melanoleuca isolate Jingjing chromosome X, ASM200744v2, whole genome shotgun sequence, a single genomic region encodes these proteins:
- the TFE3 gene encoding transcription factor E3 isoform X1, which produces MSHAAEPARDGVEASAEGPRAVFVLLEERRPADSAQLLSLNSLLPESGIVADIELESVLDPDSFYELKSQPLPLHSSLPISLQATPAPLSASSSAGGSRTPAMSSSSSSRVLLRQQLMRAQAQEQERRERREQAAASSFPSPAPASPAISVVGVSAGGHTLGRPPPAQVPREVLKVQTHLENPTRYHLQQARRQQVKQYLSTTLGPKLASQALTPPPGAASAQPLPAPEAAHATGPTGSAPNSPMALLTIGSSSEKEIDDVIDEIISLESSYNDEMLSYLPGGTAGLQLPSTLPVSGNLLDVYSSQGVATPAITVSNSCPAELPNIKREISETEAKALLKERQKKDNHNLIERRRRFNINDRIKELGTLIPKSSDPEMRWNKGTILKASVDYIRKLQKEQQRSKDLESRQRSLEQANRSLQLRIQELELQAQIHGLPVPPTPGLLSLATTSVSDSLKPEQLDVEEEGRPGATPFHAAGGPAQSAPHQHPPAPPSDALLDLHFPSDHLGDLGDPFHLGLEDILMEEEEGVVGGLSGALSPLRAASDPLLSSVSPAVSKASSRRSSFSMEEES; this is translated from the exons ATGTCTCATGCGGCCGAGCCAGCTCGGGACGGCGTAGAGGCCAGCGCGGAAGGCCCTCGAGCCGTGTTCGTGCTGTTGGAGGAGCGCAGGCCAGCCGACTCGGCCCAGCTGCTCAG CCTCAACTCGTTGCTTCCTGAATCAGGGATTGTTGCTGACATCGAATTAGAAAGCGTCCTCGATCCGGACAGCTTCTACGAGCTCAAAAGCCAGCCCCTACCGCTCCACTCAAG CCTCCCAATATCACTGCAAGCCACCCCAGCTCCGCTCTCTGCATCATCTTCTGCAGGGGGCTCCAGGACCCCTGCCATGTCGTCCTCTTCTTCGTCGCGGGTCTTGCTGCGGCAGCAGCTAATGCGGGCCCAGGCCCAGGAGCAGGAGAGGCGTGAGCGACGGGAACAGGCCgcagcctcttccttccccagccctgcccctgcctctcctgccatCTCTGTCGTTGGCGTCTCTGCGGGGGGCCACACGTTGGGCcgtcctccccctgctcaggtgCCCAGGGAGGTGCTCAAG GTGCAGACCCATCTCGAGAACCCGACGCGCTACCACCTACAGCAGGCACGCCGGCAGCAGGTGAAACAGTACCTGTCCACCACACTGGGCCCCAAGCTGGCTTCCCAGGCCCTCACCCCACCACCAGGGGCTGCTAGTGCCCAGCCACTCCCTGCGCCCGAGGCTGCTCATGCTACCGGCCCCACAGGCAGCGCTCCCAACAGCCCCATGGCGCTACTCACTATTGGGTCCAGCTCAGAGAAGGAG ATTGACGATGTCATTGATGAGATCATCAGCCTGGAATCCAGTTACAACGATGAAATGCTCAGCTATCTGCCCGGAGGCACTGCAGGCCTGCAGCTCCCCAGCACG ctgcCTGTGTCAGGGAATCTGCTCGACGTGTACAGTAGTCAGGGCGTGGCCACGCCAGCCATCACTGTCAGCAACTCCTGCCCGGCTGAGCTGCCCAACATCAAACGGGAGATCTCTG AGACGGAGGCCAAGGCCCTTTTGAAGGAACGACAGAAGAAAGACAATCACAACCTAA ttgAGCGTCGCCGGCGATTCAACATCAACGACAGGATCAAGGAGCTGGGCACCCTCATCCCCAAGTCCAGTGACCC GGAGATGCGCTGGAACAAGGGCACCATCCTGAAAGCCTCTGTGGATTATATCCGCAAGttgcagaaggagcagcagcgCTCTAAAGACCTGGAGAGCCGGCAGCGTTCCCTGGAGCAAGCCAACCGCAGCCTGCAGCTCCGAATTCAG GAGCTAGAATTGCAGGCACAGATCCATGGTTTGCCGGtacctcccaccccagggctgctCTCCCTGGCCACAACTTCCGTCTCTGACAGCCTCAAGCCAGAGCAGCTGGACGTAGAGGAGGAGGGCAGGCCAGGCGCGACACCGTTTCACGCAGCGGGGGGACCTGCCCAGAGTGCCCCCCATCAGCATCCCCCAGCGCCACCCTCGGATGCCCTTCTGGACCTGCACTTTCCCAGCGACCACCTGGGGGACCTGGGTGACCCCTTCCACCTGGGGCTGGAGGACATtctgatggaggaggaggagggggtggtggggggactGTCGGGCGCCCTGTCCCCACTGCGGGCTGCCTCTGACCCCCTGCTCTCCTCGGTATCCCCCGCTGTCTCCAAGGCCAGCAGTCGCCGCAGCAGCTTCAGCATGGAGGAGGAGTCCTGA
- the TFE3 gene encoding transcription factor E3 isoform X2, translated as MSSSSSSRVLLRQQLMRAQAQEQERRERREQAAASSFPSPAPASPAISVVGVSAGGHTLGRPPPAQVPREVLKVQTHLENPTRYHLQQARRQQVKQYLSTTLGPKLASQALTPPPGAASAQPLPAPEAAHATGPTGSAPNSPMALLTIGSSSEKEIDDVIDEIISLESSYNDEMLSYLPGGTAGLQLPSTLPVSGNLLDVYSSQGVATPAITVSNSCPAELPNIKREISETEAKALLKERQKKDNHNLIERRRRFNINDRIKELGTLIPKSSDPEMRWNKGTILKASVDYIRKLQKEQQRSKDLESRQRSLEQANRSLQLRIQELELQAQIHGLPVPPTPGLLSLATTSVSDSLKPEQLDVEEEGRPGATPFHAAGGPAQSAPHQHPPAPPSDALLDLHFPSDHLGDLGDPFHLGLEDILMEEEEGVVGGLSGALSPLRAASDPLLSSVSPAVSKASSRRSSFSMEEES; from the exons ATGTCGTCCTCTTCTTCGTCGCGGGTCTTGCTGCGGCAGCAGCTAATGCGGGCCCAGGCCCAGGAGCAGGAGAGGCGTGAGCGACGGGAACAGGCCgcagcctcttccttccccagccctgcccctgcctctcctgccatCTCTGTCGTTGGCGTCTCTGCGGGGGGCCACACGTTGGGCcgtcctccccctgctcaggtgCCCAGGGAGGTGCTCAAG GTGCAGACCCATCTCGAGAACCCGACGCGCTACCACCTACAGCAGGCACGCCGGCAGCAGGTGAAACAGTACCTGTCCACCACACTGGGCCCCAAGCTGGCTTCCCAGGCCCTCACCCCACCACCAGGGGCTGCTAGTGCCCAGCCACTCCCTGCGCCCGAGGCTGCTCATGCTACCGGCCCCACAGGCAGCGCTCCCAACAGCCCCATGGCGCTACTCACTATTGGGTCCAGCTCAGAGAAGGAG ATTGACGATGTCATTGATGAGATCATCAGCCTGGAATCCAGTTACAACGATGAAATGCTCAGCTATCTGCCCGGAGGCACTGCAGGCCTGCAGCTCCCCAGCACG ctgcCTGTGTCAGGGAATCTGCTCGACGTGTACAGTAGTCAGGGCGTGGCCACGCCAGCCATCACTGTCAGCAACTCCTGCCCGGCTGAGCTGCCCAACATCAAACGGGAGATCTCTG AGACGGAGGCCAAGGCCCTTTTGAAGGAACGACAGAAGAAAGACAATCACAACCTAA ttgAGCGTCGCCGGCGATTCAACATCAACGACAGGATCAAGGAGCTGGGCACCCTCATCCCCAAGTCCAGTGACCC GGAGATGCGCTGGAACAAGGGCACCATCCTGAAAGCCTCTGTGGATTATATCCGCAAGttgcagaaggagcagcagcgCTCTAAAGACCTGGAGAGCCGGCAGCGTTCCCTGGAGCAAGCCAACCGCAGCCTGCAGCTCCGAATTCAG GAGCTAGAATTGCAGGCACAGATCCATGGTTTGCCGGtacctcccaccccagggctgctCTCCCTGGCCACAACTTCCGTCTCTGACAGCCTCAAGCCAGAGCAGCTGGACGTAGAGGAGGAGGGCAGGCCAGGCGCGACACCGTTTCACGCAGCGGGGGGACCTGCCCAGAGTGCCCCCCATCAGCATCCCCCAGCGCCACCCTCGGATGCCCTTCTGGACCTGCACTTTCCCAGCGACCACCTGGGGGACCTGGGTGACCCCTTCCACCTGGGGCTGGAGGACATtctgatggaggaggaggagggggtggtggggggactGTCGGGCGCCCTGTCCCCACTGCGGGCTGCCTCTGACCCCCTGCTCTCCTCGGTATCCCCCGCTGTCTCCAAGGCCAGCAGTCGCCGCAGCAGCTTCAGCATGGAGGAGGAGTCCTGA